From the genome of Astyanax mexicanus isolate ESR-SI-001 chromosome 3, AstMex3_surface, whole genome shotgun sequence:
agtttgtgtttgtgtgtgagtgtctgtgtgtgtaattatGTTTAAAATCAGGCTGCTGTTGTTTTATTATCCCTGAAACTGCATAAGGGTGAGTTTAACAAACGTAAAGTTGGACAAAGCTTCATTCTGTATTGGTCAAGGGGTCAAGAGCCAATGTAATTATCATAAACAGGATGAAAGACATTTTTTCTCCTATTGACCTGGCTTTATTGTTTAGGACAGGGGTCATCAATGTAATCCGTAAAGAGCCAGTGTGACTGCATGCTTTCATTCCAACCAAACAGAAGCACACCCAGTATAATTAGAGTTTAGCTGATTAAACAAGTAGAATCAGGTGTGTAACTTTGTGTATAAGACTGGTGACCCATGGTTTAGGGCATGATTATACTTTGAACTCATACATGCGGTGGGGAATATTGTACACTGTTGCTTTCGTACTGTAACCAAGCTTTGTCAGGGTTTTCAAAACAAATCAATCTAATGCAgagttctgtttatttacaggatAACAGACTAGGTGGACATTGTGTacacatttgttttaaaaaatgtaaaaaatgtttaactCTCAGCCTGGCCATTACAAAGCTGGTTATCATTAGCCTAGTTAGCATACAGAACTGAGTAACTGAAATACcactttttaaacaatttaacaaGAACAATTAAGACAGACAGAAAgctaaaactactgttttttttttgtttctgtctgGTGCTATTAGCGGCtaagtgctagcagttagccgctaatgctctaggtatagtgctggagaaacttgggaatctaagcttactgtaaataaacggaagcgttttactcacccaaataaacagttttcagcagagaaatctgtgaagattaacattctgcgctcgtttgactttaaaagaaaagattacagttttgtttacgacCCCCACCATCACTCAGCTacacctgctgaataagaagttccttactattgttgcttaaaatgcactttataatccagtgtgccttatttataaaaatagacaagaaaaggAACAGTTATTGAttgtgtgctttataatccggtgcacctgtgcttttttgtttgtttttttggtgtcacAATAGGGGTTAAATAGCAGTTTTAATTAGAATTTTCTGCTACTGGTCTATTTATTATGTGTGTCAAAATATTCCAGTACATGTCTGTattgtgaaaatgtatttatatagtataatacaatatttttaccgtATCACTCCTCACTCTCTTCCTCACTTCCCCACAGCTCCTCCAGAGTTTAACCCGCTGGAGTTTGAGGCTGTCCCTATGACTGAGCAAACCCTGAACCGGCGCCCTCAGCCTGCAGTACCGCCGCTGACCACAGAGAGGCAGCAGGGCTCCTTCCAGCTCATCACCCCGCTGCCTCTATCCTTTGCGGTGAAGCCCAATAATAACGTGACTCTGTACAGAGCCAGCATGGACCGCAGACCTGTGGTCCTACGAGTTCTGAGCGGTAAGACTGACTCTATttactacagagagagagagagagacagagacaaagagagagagagacagattgagagagagagagagagagagagagagagagagagagagagagagagagagagggggatatcAATAAATTTGACATTGGACAAATTTAGATTTATACACTATTTTAAACTAATATGAAATTATGTATTTATAGTGCTGGaatttattgtaaatatttattCATGAAATAAAGGACtactacaattaaaaaaacatttagcttATCTTACTGTCCTACCCAATAGAAAAAACATGCACAACAATaaactgtgtaaatatttatctaTCTACTTTAGGTTGATCAATAAATAGTGAAAACTtacattattacttttttatatttatttatttattttataaattttagGTTGTTAGGTTGTAAACAAGCAAACACAGTTTGTGCAATAATGATATTTAAACCTTTTCAACCTGAGACCCACTTGGCACTTTTTTGAGAATCTGCCCTCCCCCCAACTAAAACGTGTGTCAAGATGTAAACTACAAGCTATATCATATGTCTAAAAACTCAGCTCAAGTTATACAATTTGTCCTtgaatttggctcaaaaaatgaagtaaaatcaGCTTCTAATTAGCACACAATAACAGAAATGCACTCACAAAACAGTCCTTAAAAACCTAAATAGCATTTCAGTGctaaaaagaaaaagcagcaatGAACcatattattttttctctctctctcgctacctTATTTTATATTTAGCTTACTCATGTCAGGATGTGCTGTTTTGTGTCTATAGGCTCGTCCAGCTGGATGGTAATTTAAATGTTGTTGCTCTGGGTGCAGTTCCAGTAACCATATTTAACacactgtatataagtatggacaggacgACAGCGGTTGAAGAGTGAAGCCACtacgtctcttacgccctctggtggctccagtacaacttttaaccccgcctatttcTATTTATTTGAATGGGAGATTACTTAATTTtctaatctaaaattacacatccagtatttttttggaagttggattctgtacattctgcaagcctcCTCCTATGTAAATacccccagtgtttttctttacagttaatgtGTTTTATAGGTGTTATTTAGTGATATTTAAAGGAGTGTGGTGATGTGGTGATTGAGACGTTGGCTGTGCGCGTGCGGGTGGACTGGGTCTTAGACATGTGGGCGGGGTTTGGGCAGTTACCCGGCCTCGCCTCCCATAAACATTATACACGTATAAGATATAAGATACAAGATTTCTATGTCGCCTCCCACCTCTGCTGCTCCTGTCCTGGCTTCACTTTACTGCGCAAGCGCACGCAATAAGGCAGTTTCCATTTCGGCCATCTTTTAGCTTAAAAAGGCCAAAATGAGAGTGAATGGGGTCTATAATTTTAACCTATCGCAAGTTGACAACGTGCTAAATTACTCACGTGACAAAACATTGGCCATTTATCatcataaaaattaaataaagcaacAAATAACTATTGTAACTATTGTAAAATCTGAAATAATtagataacaaaaataaaaagagttgttaaatgtttttattttatctatttttatatttttatgtccgACTGCAATTCCATTGTCACAGTTTGAATCagatactgtaaaaaaagatggacgctgtgtcgtcgttcccattcattcattgaaaatgaagccaaaatctttcgccatgttggtgatcctgaaagccgagtctgcgcagtagagaccagagtagggagaaagactgtggagagacagcctactcatttaaataaacccgccccggagggctgcctcgcggtcacagactgcagagcggggtggagcggagctgacggtctgttattggtcccgcccataaccagcccttttacaataaccacaccttttttgaatagagctcaataacgtttttaaaaacgaattataTGGTGAtataaaatatgacaatataagcagaggttacactagctgttgcatttaaataatggaggtagaattacagtatattgaaaaaaaatgtgattgaaagttgtctgttttgccattgaaacctatggggatgggtggggttacacagctttctgaaaccaaacagcatggggcgcccgacctgtggtggcttcacttttgagagacgatgctctgtccagctatatacagtctatggtttgaaTACCTCTGGCTGTACGCcaaataatatattgtttatttaagtaCAGTGTTTGCTCTTaacaaaaactgtaattttgAAAACTTAGTTAAATAGAAAGAAACACTTTTCATGGGTCATATAGCTCAGTATGTAGATGTATAAATCATACgtccaataaaatgttttttttttccagggtaTGCAGCGTTTTGTCATTTGTAATTTCTCCATTTGCAGAAACAGCAAATGCCAGAGAGCGGCAGTCGTTTCTGGGCTTTGCTCGCTTCCTCTCAGAGCTTGGACCTCATCCATGCCTGCCTGCCCTGCTGGGTGTGGTGACTGTGAGTTCACCACTGATCACAGTGATAGAAGACCTGGAAAACAGAGACCTGCTGGCGTTCTTATGGAGATGCAGACAGGTGCTTCATACAATTCCTGAACACTTTGTCACTAGTTGGATTTCCCAAACGGGCCTCTTGATAACAGCTCACCTCAATCTCACATGGTCCCCATGTAGGCCCATGTGCAGTGTATTATTTCAGATAATGGACCCATGTAAAACCCCTCCTGGTCCTATCACTGGCCAACATGGAACCTGTGCACAAACATTTCTGGTTCTCAGATGGGCTATCCATATAGGTCCCATATGAGGATGTgcctgataaaatgataaaaactcTATTTTGCAAGAACCAAATAGTAACAAACTATTTCTGAAATATGTGTTTTAGCGAGACACACTTCctactgtataaaaaaatgttttactgtcaTGTATGCTGTAGGttgatatatatttaaattaaaatggtttacatacattttttttaggacCACCACACTGTGGGATTACCATGTGACCTAACAGAGAAACGGATTTTCACAATGGGAGGACAGGTCGCCTCTGCTCTGGTGAGTACTACCTAAAATCTCAGAAATTAATGAAATGCATAAAGGCCTGTTTTAAAGCAAAAACCAAAGACAAAATGATTAGTGAAACTCTTAATAGagcctataaataaataaaaaaaacagtaaaatgcaAATGATATTCAAATTACTTTCCTATTCATGGTTTTCTGTTCAGTTTTTGACACATGGCATAGGCATTGCCGCTACTAAAGCTGAAAGGGGGTGTGACTCCTTCACATttcataattattatattatattggttTACCCAGCACTGTTTCTATTGCTTTGTGAAGGAATCAATTCCACCTGATCTATAGGAAAATACATATACCACTAAAAATCCAGTACCACCAGCCCCATTGCCATCTCACAATGTCCAGCTTTTGCTAAAacctttttatttgttatatGCCCCCAAAGTTATTTAAAAGAATGTTCAATTAAACATTGAAATTTAAGTAAGTTTTGCCTTATTTATTATTCAGAGTAGGGTATTCCTAAAATAATTATtgttgtttcattactttaattaGCAATAGCAGTGGGTTTAAAAACAGGATGATGAATATGTGAACTAGTTGAATGAGCAGTAGTGTTGAATCTCTCTCTAAATAGTCACtctctttttttaattgagtcacttttgtaggtaaaattaggtgtttaacaaccttttaaaatacattaGAATGCAGGAAATAATAATTCTTCTGACACCCCTGATGGCAGGCCTTTGTTTGATCATGTTTCTTAAATCAATACATAGGCTATTCATAGATAAAAGTATAGTTAAGATGTGTTTACTTGTAGGTCTGTGGAATAAGATTAACCTGTTAAAAAGATTTACCTATAGTAAACGCAATTGATATTAAGGTCAACAATTTCCCAACATCAATGTTAATTCATATTCTTTGACTGTGTTTAACAAAATGACATCACATACTATTATAATACTACAATGTGGTCACAATAATCCTCACTAACTTTGAATTGTAACTTTAAATATGTAGGAGTATCTGCACAGTAAGAACTGCATCCATGGTAACGTTGGGGCTCGGAGTGTCCTGGTTGGTCGAGATCTCTCAGTGAAGCTGTGGGGTTTAGGCCCAGCTTTCCGTATGAGTACAGAGACTGGCACAGCGGAGGAAGTGGAGGAAATGGAGTTGAGGAAGTGGCAAGCTCCAGAGGTGTTAGCACGTCGACCTGTCAGTTACAGCAGTGATATGTGAGCAGAGCTTGTTTATTGCTCATTTATTGGCTTTAGAAAATTTGATGTTGTGAAGGAATAAAAGTTTCATGTCAATTTAATTTTCAATTCCAGATGGTCATTTGGTATCTTGCTGTTTGAAATGGTAACTTTAGGTaagtgttaaagtttttttttttttaacttaccaGCCTTCAATAAAGTGTATCCAGTGAATTCC
Proteins encoded in this window:
- the styk1a gene encoding tyrosine-protein kinase STYK1, with protein sequence MSNSSNVTSLCDLSDRLCVAWVYEQEVIVVPALLLAITLGTLLALCCLRLCAKNEDDTDKTYSHHHTRQHQSNTHHQSNTHHHSNTHHHSNTQHQSNTHNHSNTHHHSNTQHQSSRHHRTSRQHLQGIDAPPEFNPLEFEAVPMTEQTLNRRPQPAVPPLTTERQQGSFQLITPLPLSFAVKPNNNVTLYRASMDRRPVVLRVLSETANARERQSFLGFARFLSELGPHPCLPALLGVVTVSSPLITVIEDLENRDLLAFLWRCRQDHHTVGLPCDLTEKRIFTMGGQVASALEYLHSKNCIHGNVGARSVLVGRDLSVKLWGLGPAFRMSTETGTAEEVEEMELRKWQAPEVLARRPVSYSSDIWSFGILLFEMVTLGDPPFPRIMASELLQYLQRGKTLRRPPNCSNSLYSIMKDCCQWRPQERLSLTEVISKLKSGERNANDTVVLRVPEALDIGTYMREAGYGESYNYAVV